CATTTACATCTTCTAATTTATTTTTCTTATTTTCTTTTTTCCCACAGGCAACAAATAGACCTAATATTAAAATTAAAGTAATATATTTAAAAAATTTCATTATTGATTCCTCCAATGGACATATTTATTTTCAATAATATTTACAAGTGTAACTAAAAGAGTTGCTAAAACAGAGATAATTATTATAGGTGCAAATACTCCAGCACCATTTAATTGAGTCATCATTCTTTTACTAAAATAACCAAGTCCCATAGAAGATCCTAACCACTCTCCAATGGTAGCTCCAATTAAACTAAGAGGAAGAGCCATTTTTATAGATGAGATAAAGTATGGAATAGTAGATGGAACTTTAAGTTTAAAGAAAATATCTTTTTTGCTAGCTCTCATACTTTTGAAAAGTTCTAAATACTCTTTTTTTACAGATTTTAATCCCGTATGAACATTTATAGTTATGGGAAAAAATATCATTAAAACTGCTACAATAACCTTGCTCCAAATAGAATATCCAAACCAAAGGATAAAAATAGGGGCAATGGCAGTTATAGGTAGTGTTTGAGATGTAACAACAACAGGATATAATATTTTTTCAAAGGTTTTGAACTCATCCATTAAAACGCCTAGACCTATTCCTAAAATAAGGGCTATTCCTAGGGAAATTACAGTTATAAGTAAAGTATATGGAAGATGAACTAAAAATAAACTATGAAAATTATTAAATATAAATTTAATAATAACCGTTGGCCAAGGGAGAATGTACTCCTTTTTAATAAGAAATCGACCTATTATTTCCCAAATTACAATAATAGAACCTATTCCCACTAGAGAATATAAATTTTCCCTTTTTATTTTCATTTTTGACTACTCCTTATAATTTCTAAAATACTATTTTTCAAAAGCTCCCTATTGGAATATTCACTTACTTTAAAATGTATAAAGTCTTCTATGGGAGTATTTTTAACAACTAAAATTTCATCTGAAAGAAATATAGCCTCTTCAACATCATGGGTAATTAAAATAGATGTTTTATTTAAAGAATCTAAAATATTTTTTACCCATTCTCTAATTTCAATTTTACTAATGGCATCTAGAGCAGAAAAAGGTTCATCTAAAAGAAATATATCTGAATCTTTTATTAAAGTTCTAGCAAAGGCTATTCTTTGTTTCATTCCTCCAGAAAGATTTTTAGGTAAATAGGATTTATAGTTTTCTAAATTTAATTTTTTTAAAAGTTCCAAGGCCTTTTCCTTATAAACTTTTTTAGGTAATTTTTTTTCAACTTCCAAAGGTAAATAGATATTTTCAAGGGCAGTTCTCCAAGGAAGAAGGGAATCTCTTTGGGGCATATAGCTTATGGGTAATTTAATTGGAGAGTCCCCTTGAAGACCAGCTAATATTTTAAGTAGGGTTGTTTTTCCACAACCACTACTTCCAAGAATTGATATAAATTTTCCCTTTTCCATGGAAAAATCTAAATTTTTTATAATATAATCCTTTGAATCTTCATATTTAAAGGATAAATTTTCAATATTAAAAAGTTTCATTTTTAAATCTCCATTTTATATGACATATCCCAGAACATATACTCATATTTACTTGTATTTATAAATAAATCCACAAGTTTTTCTTTTGTATCTTCACTTAAATTTTCACAATATTTATCAGTTAAATCAAGTAGCCAATCATTCATTATTTTATAATCATCTCCTGAATAGGTATTTATCCAGTTTCCATAAAATTCATTTTCCTTAGCTCCAGGTATACTAGCTAAATGTAAACCAATTAAATAATAACTCCAACTACATGCTAAAAGAGCCACGGTAATTTCAGCCATTCCCCCTGTAAAAGCTTCAGCTAACATATATTTAGTATAGGATATGTTGGCAAGGGAAGCTTTGGTATTAGCAACTTCTTCTGAGGTAATATTTAATTTATTTACATAGTGTCTATGAGTTCCCATTTCTGAATTTAAAATTCCATCTAAAAGTTTCGAAAACTCTTGCATTGTATATTCATCTTTGGCCTTAACAACTCCTAGGGCAAAAACCTTAGCATAATCTAAAAGGTAAATATAATCTTGAACTATATAAAATCTAAATTTTTCAACAGGTAAAGTTCCCTTACCAATTTCCTCAATAAATGGATGGGTGTAATAGGAATCCCAAATAGGTGTAACTCTTTCTAAAAGATAATCTGTAAATTTCATAATAACACTCCCTTTATATTAAATTTTGACAATAAAAAAAAGATGATACAAAATGGCCAATGCTTTTTATATCATCTTAAAATATTAAAAACTATATTAAGAAAAAAAAGTATGAAGCCACTTCCCTTCGCTAGCATTACCTAGATCAGGTTCTAAGGGTATTTCTCAGCCTAATGTGGTTGGCACCCCTAGTAGCACTATTTATCGTCAAGTTAAGTATAACAGAAAAATAGAAAAATTCAACCATAAATCATTTTCCTAGTACTAAAAATCTATGGTATAATATATCGAATAATGAAAAGATTGGAGGAAGTTTATTATGAAAAGAGCAGTATTATTAGATGTAAGTGCTATTATGTATAGAGCATTTTATGGAAATATGAACTTCAGAACCAAGAGTGAACCAACAGGAGCAGTTTACGGTTTTGCAAATACTTTACTAAGTATAATAAATGAGTTTAAACCAGATTATATAGGAGCAGCCTTTGACGTAAGTAGAAGTACCCTTAAAAGAAGTGAAATATATAAGGAGTATAAGGCTCAAAGGGATGCAGCACCAGAAGATTTAATAAAACAAATTCCTAGAATTGAGGAGTTATTAGATAACTTTGGAATTAAAAGATTTAAAATAGATGGACTTGAAGCAGATGACGTTTTAGGTTCCTTAGGAGATACACTGAGCAAGGAAAGTATTGAAACTTTTGTTGTTACAGGGGATAAGGATTTAGCTCAAATTTTAGATGAAAATATAAACATAGCCCTTTTAGGGAAAGGTGATGGCGGAGGATTTAAAATTTTATCTACACCTGAGGATGTTAAAGAGCAATTGGGAGTAACTCCTAAAATGATTCCAGATTTATTTGGATTAATTGGAGATAGTAGTGATGGAATACCTGGTGTTAGAAAAATAGGTGTTAAAAAAGCTGTACCAATGTTAGATAAATATGGAAATCTTGAAGGGGTTTATGAAAATATAGATAAACTTACAGAGCTTCCTGGAATAGGAAAGTCCTTAGTTCGAAATATGATGGAAGATAAGGAACTTGCTTTTTTAAGTAGAAAGCTAGCAACTATTGAAGTTGTAGATTTAGGAATTAAAGGGGAAGAGCTTACTTACTCATTAAATGAAGAAAAATTATATGAGATGTTTAAAAAATTAGAGTTTAGATCTCTTATAAAGAAAATGAATTTAAAGGAAAAAGTAGTTGAAGCATCTGTAACTCCAAATGTAAGTGTAAATAACCAAAATTCTCAAATGGGACTTTTTGATATGTTAGGAAATTCAGAACCAGTGGAAGTTAATATGGGAAATAGTGATTCTTTAGAGGAACTAGGAGAAAATATATTTTTATATTATGGAGAAATTGGAGTTGCCCTAGTGGATAGTAAGAAAAATATATACTATTCACTAAAAGATGAAAAGAGAAGGGAAAAATTCAAGGAGTTTTTAAATAGTTCTAGAAAATTTATAAGCTATGGATTTAAACCTATGTTAAATGATGGGTATAAAGTAAAGAATATGGAGTTTGATTCTTTAATTGCTTACCATCTTTTAACATCTCAAACTAGAGAAGATGTGGAAAATATGATTTATCATGTAAATGGTGATGAATTAGAAAAATATTCTGAAGTTTTTGGAAAGAAAACTTTAAATGAAATAGATGAAAATATATATGGAGAATTTTTAATAAAAAGAGCTCTAGGAATAAAGGAATCATATGAGGAGTTATCTTCTAAAATAAAAGATGAAAATTTAGAAGAGGTATTTAGAATAATAGAGATGCCACTTATTAAAGTTTTATCATCAATGGAAGTTGCAGGTATAAAAATAGATCCTGAATATTTTTATAAATTTAGTGAGGAATTAGAAGAAAAATTAAATGGCTTAACTAAAAAAATATATGAAATAGCTGGAGAGGAATTTAATATAAATTCACCTAAACAACTTTCAGAAATTTTATTTTTAAAATTAAATTTAGATCCAATTAAAAAAACTAAAACAGGATTTTCAACAGGAGTTGAAGTTTTAGAGGAACTTGGAAATCGTGGAGCTGAAATTGCCCAATATATTTTAGAATATAGAAAACTTTCTAAATTAAAAAGTACATATGTAGATCCACTTCCAAAAATGACAGATACAAATAATAGACTTCACACAACATTTAATCAAACAGGAACAGCCACAGGAAGACTTTCATCTTCAAATCCTAATTTACAAAATATTCCAGTTAGAACAGATGAAGGAATTAGAATTAGACAGGGATTTGTAGCAGATAAAGGAAATGTTCTTT
This genomic stretch from Cetobacterium ceti harbors:
- a CDS encoding ABC transporter permease, producing the protein MKIKRENLYSLVGIGSIIVIWEIIGRFLIKKEYILPWPTVIIKFIFNNFHSLFLVHLPYTLLITVISLGIALILGIGLGVLMDEFKTFEKILYPVVVTSQTLPITAIAPIFILWFGYSIWSKVIVAVLMIFFPITINVHTGLKSVKKEYLELFKSMRASKKDIFFKLKVPSTIPYFISSIKMALPLSLIGATIGEWLGSSMGLGYFSKRMMTQLNGAGVFAPIIIISVLATLLVTLVNIIENKYVHWRNQ
- a CDS encoding ABC transporter ATP-binding protein; its protein translation is MKLFNIENLSFKYEDSKDYIIKNLDFSMEKGKFISILGSSGCGKTTLLKILAGLQGDSPIKLPISYMPQRDSLLPWRTALENIYLPLEVEKKLPKKVYKEKALELLKKLNLENYKSYLPKNLSGGMKQRIAFARTLIKDSDIFLLDEPFSALDAISKIEIREWVKNILDSLNKTSILITHDVEEAIFLSDEILVVKNTPIEDFIHFKVSEYSNRELLKNSILEIIRSSQK
- the tenA gene encoding thiaminase II, which gives rise to MKFTDYLLERVTPIWDSYYTHPFIEEIGKGTLPVEKFRFYIVQDYIYLLDYAKVFALGVVKAKDEYTMQEFSKLLDGILNSEMGTHRHYVNKLNITSEEVANTKASLANISYTKYMLAEAFTGGMAEITVALLACSWSYYLIGLHLASIPGAKENEFYGNWINTYSGDDYKIMNDWLLDLTDKYCENLSEDTKEKLVDLFINTSKYEYMFWDMSYKMEI
- the polA gene encoding DNA polymerase I, translated to MKRAVLLDVSAIMYRAFYGNMNFRTKSEPTGAVYGFANTLLSIINEFKPDYIGAAFDVSRSTLKRSEIYKEYKAQRDAAPEDLIKQIPRIEELLDNFGIKRFKIDGLEADDVLGSLGDTLSKESIETFVVTGDKDLAQILDENINIALLGKGDGGGFKILSTPEDVKEQLGVTPKMIPDLFGLIGDSSDGIPGVRKIGVKKAVPMLDKYGNLEGVYENIDKLTELPGIGKSLVRNMMEDKELAFLSRKLATIEVVDLGIKGEELTYSLNEEKLYEMFKKLEFRSLIKKMNLKEKVVEASVTPNVSVNNQNSQMGLFDMLGNSEPVEVNMGNSDSLEELGENIFLYYGEIGVALVDSKKNIYYSLKDEKRREKFKEFLNSSRKFISYGFKPMLNDGYKVKNMEFDSLIAYHLLTSQTREDVENMIYHVNGDELEKYSEVFGKKTLNEIDENIYGEFLIKRALGIKESYEELSSKIKDENLEEVFRIIEMPLIKVLSSMEVAGIKIDPEYFYKFSEELEEKLNGLTKKIYEIAGEEFNINSPKQLSEILFLKLNLDPIKKTKTGFSTGVEVLEELGNRGAEIAQYILEYRKLSKLKSTYVDPLPKMTDTNNRLHTTFNQTGTATGRLSSSNPNLQNIPVRTDEGIRIRQGFVADKGNVLLGIDYSQIELRVLGEISEDASLIDAYNRGEDLHSLTARKIFDLGENDEVGRDQRAAAKIVNFSIIYGKTAFGLSQELKITPSEATDYIERYFNQYPKVKELENSIIEFAKENGYVETYFKRKRIIDGINSKNMNIRKQGERMAVNTVIQGTAAEVIKKVMITLYDYLIGKNDIKMLLQVHDELIFEVAKDKVQEYKDEIVNIMENTVKFKHVKLEVNSAIGENWAETK